The Coffea arabica cultivar ET-39 chromosome 2c, Coffea Arabica ET-39 HiFi, whole genome shotgun sequence genome includes the window TAGGTATGATCTTCCAAGTTGGAATGAACTTGCAAAGCTTGGTCAAAACAGTTGTCACCATAGGATTTGGCCTCATTTCGTCCGCAATCTGCAAATTAATTTCCACAGTTAAATCAGGTTAGTCCAAGCAAAAACAAAAGTCTTTATTATAAGCAGCCGAAGTATATTCTAGCTTCTACTTATTTTAAACAAAGTCTTTATTTGTTCTAGCTCTTCAAGTTCAAGTGCAGTTGTTATCAGATTTTGTAGCCTTGCGTGTGGCTTGGCTTGAGAAAATAAAGTGGTGGCTCCCAGAGCCCCTTGCCGGCTGGGGGAAGCTATACAAGTATTTGTTCTGACTTTGACGCTAGAGGTAGGAACTGAAAGAGGGAGCCTTTTTATGAACTattagaaagcaaggaaaaaagaaaagaaaagaaaagaaagatgctTTGTCTTCTTTGGGCAGGCAAGAAACCACTGGTGAGATGAAGACCTTCAAACATCTATGGAATCACACTTATGGCCCTACCAACTGGAATTATCAAGATAGGCTATAGGACCATAGAAAGTGCCTAATCAGTTAAAATGTAAGCCACCAACAACAATAATAGAACTGAATGGTGGAGAAAGAATCATTGGGAGAAATTAAATGCAGTGTGAAGATAATCAAAGTGTCCAATATTGCTTTGTCATGTTGTCCCTTCCACGTAGCAGCGTCCAAACATTAAAAAAGAAAGTGCCATGAAAAAGGAATCAATTGGCAGTGGAGGGTGACTCACCTTGCACATTGGAGCCACCAGAACTGCACCATCCCAATACTCTGGCTTCTTCCTGTGTAAGAGGAGAGCCACTGCTCCTCCCATTGATTCTCCCAGTAATATTCTCATCTTCTTcctgttttctttcctttctgtcATATGAAAATCAAAACGCCAAGAAAGTCAACCAACCACTCCTCTTACGGTCTTTGGAGATGAGAAGCAAGAAAAGTAGGAGAGATTCAGCTATAGGAACCCCCTCTGATAAAGAGGAAGCGGAGGATTTGTTTCATTCTTACCACAGATATCGGTGAAGTGATCAGAGCAGTCGttaacaagaccgtcaaagtcAGGTACATAACCAGGGATTCCTGATGACTTTCCATGGCCTTCATAGTCAATCCCATGAACAGCAAATCCTGCTTTTGCAAGCCGAATTCCAGCATCTGTTGCAGCCACAAGAAAATCATTACGTTAACGTCTCTGTTCTGCTATAACTTATATGTTTCagttaaaacaaaaatgaaaaagaaagtttCAGGAGCACGTCGAAAAATGGTTGACCTTTCATGGAGATACTGCATTCCATGGCATAACCATGACACAAGAAAATCAAAGCTTTTGGTTCACAATGCTTAGGCAACCATCTGCACGTAAACAGCTTCAATCCTCTTGAATTCAATATGAACTCCTGcaccaaaaagaaacaaaatttcagAATCCCAATTAGATGCTTCACGCATACTTCGTTAAATCCTTaaacaaacccaaaaaaaagtgCTCACAACAATCCTTAATAGAGACGGAGCAAATTAATATAATTACCTCCTCATACCGAACGTTGTCAATTTCGTTGGCCTGCAAATATTGTTACCAACAAtaagccccaaaaaaaaaaaaaaaagaagacagaaAAAGAATGCATAGAATTAAAGGGAGGAAAGCGTGAAACTTACCATGAAAGTAAGATGCGAAAAGCCAATGAAGATTCTCGAGAAACAGGGAACTTTATCTGACCTTAACTCCCACTAGGTTAGTATTGAGAGATAAGGATATAAGAATATAACGTTGGATATGTATATATATCTCTATATATGTGGGGTGAATGATGAAAAGTGGAAAGTTAATGATGGTTTTTGACGTAGGAATTAAGGAGTAAGGGGGGAAGGCACCCTATTACTAATATGACATGATACGAGAAAATATGCAGAAGACTTTGAACGCAGATAGgctatttatatggaaaaatCAAAGAAGGCGAAAGCCAGAGAAGGGTCGCCGGTCAATTGGGAGTTGCCACTTGAAACGAGTACTGATGATAATGTGGGGTAGTCTGTCTGCTCAGTTGTAGGGAaccatttgttttcttttcattgGAAAGTTTCTTTTCTgctgtgtctttttttttttttttttttttttaacttcaacGAGTAGGACACTGTCAATTTCAAGTATATCTTCTcgtttttatttttgggttttgGATAATTTTACCGCTATCAGATATTTCCTTTTACAGAGCTTATAAGGCTATATGGATATGTATTTccctacccaaaaaaaaaattatatatatatatatttataaatggatAAGTATGACCCAAAAATGTTATTGAACCCTTTCCTAAAGCTACTTGGAATGATAATTACATACTATTAATTCTGCAATATAGAACAACTTTGGGAGTacgtaataattttttttttttttgatacagGGGTGTCTGGAAGTACgtaatagttattattattaaaattaacaatcgAGTTACTTACGATGTTATGGTCACCAAAAAGATTTAATCAGCAATTggattactatttttttttttttttgtcatttgaaAGGAAAGAATATTGCTTCAACAAGCACGAACAAAGGCAAAAAAAAGTGACGATTTCCTATTATTTATTTTGGATAGGAACTAACGATTTGAAGGCTCCAAAGTTTACGGGTCCTTAACGTTCAGAAAATCTAGAAGACTTCGTAATGTACCCCGGCAAAAGTgggcaaaaaataaaatagggCTCATCTACATTGACCATTTCTCATGCATCACGCACCAGTTGACCAGATATCCACGTCACATAGTTTTCTTTCACAATCCAACATAATACACAACATACTtacatatgaaaaaaaaaagattaattatCTTGGCCCccctggaaaagaaaaaaaaaatggtgtcGGTGATTATTTAACGTTAAACAAATGGTGAAATTTAGTACTTTGGGTAATAAAACTAAGACATGATGGTTGGTTTCGCAGTAAAGGTGATGAGATCATATTAATAGGAAAACTCTTCGGAACATTGAATCTTTGCCTCATGTGTGGCATTTGGTTATAAAATTATCTTTGTGTTTATATACAATCAGATTAGAAACAGTTTTTGGACTTTTAACTACTTGCCTTTATCTCGTCTTGTGGAAGAGGAGGAGTTGGTGACAACCATCAACTTCGTTTCCAACAATTACGAGAAGAACTAATGGCAGGTGATCTTTGGCTTTTATGTGTATTTTTGGTGGTGATCTATTTATTCTCTCCTTTCTACCTCACTCTGTTTGTCAGTTTATGAGAGAACAATTTTTAGCCAAAAGGATCCATGTTTGGAATTATTATTAACCATATGATTAATTGTAATGAACAATCCTATCCTATTAATTAAATGCTCATTAATTATTATATTGGCCTTTAAGGGCTAGGGCTTGGACATCACAAAATTGCCAAAACATGTTGTAACATACTGTATTCTTTTGGTTGAGGCATAGGCTATATGGTGATCGACCCTAACTCATAATTAATGGCCAAGATTTAATCAATCGACACGGTAAACAtttaaaatgttgaattttaATAACGaagattttctctctctctctctctctctctctctctctctctctttttatatataaatggGAGGTTTTGAACCCAAGATCTACTACTTATAATTTCTCTTGTCTTAACACCCAATCCCATTAACAAAGATTTGGCATAAccaggtgttttttttttttatataaaacatcagtcaatattattaataatctAGCTGAAAATCGTCCAGCACTTTTTGTTTGACAAAGTAATCTGCACTAATGGCAAAAAATACATTGAACATGTCACAGATATATTTGAtctaaaaaatcataaaatttaacAGAGTTACAAATTATAAAAACTTACACTATTGTGAATCACAAATCATCAAGTCTGACCAATTGAACGAATGCCACCATAAATATATGTGCATGCCTATTCCCTCAGATCTGCTATCCAATTGGTTCAAGTTCAAAACCGatattgagatttgacgagaaGACCCAAG containing:
- the LOC140034973 gene encoding caffeoylshikimate esterase-like — translated: MANEIDNVRYEEEFILNSRGLKLFTCRWLPKHCEPKALIFLCHGYAMECSISMKDAGIRLAKAGFAVHGIDYEGHGKSSGIPGYVPDFDGLVNDCSDHFTDICERKENRKKMRILLGESMGGAVALLLHRKKPEYWDGAVLVAPMCKIADEMRPNPMVTTVLTKLCKFIPTWKIIPTQDVIDAAFRLPQIREEIRANPYCYKGRPRLKTGYHLLTVSMDLEKRLQEVSLPFLVLHGEDDKVTDPSVSRLLFETASSSDKTFKLYQGMWHALTYGELPENINIVFSDVINWLDERTSVGNSRLEIQQKLANDVLAEAKTEVCA